A single genomic interval of Streptomyces sp. 1222.5 harbors:
- a CDS encoding glycoside hydrolase family 15 protein: MAEMPFSAHAPHRPRYLPIAEHGLIGDLRSVALVGSDGTIDWYCCPSFDDPSVFAAILDAERGGRFELAASVPSRTKQFYFPDTNVLITRFFTEDGVGEVQDFMPVAGDGPGEEGRHRLIRRVVCVRGTVPFRVLVAPRFDYGAAPHTLRTLDGLVVFESTGRTLALTSTVALECDSLDARADFKLGEGESAVFALDQVDGRFSPRGCAHAEAEQQFNATVAYWRRWLHQSRYRGRWREMVHRSALTLKLLTYAPTGAIVAAPTTSLPEQLGGERNWDYRYVWVRDAAFAVYALLRLGFSGEAEAFMRFLTTHISPGCEDGTGPLQIMYGIDGRSDLPERVLPHLEGHQGSAPVRVGNAAVSQLQLDIYGALIDSIYLYDKWAQPIPSGQWDDVCHLVTWVCDNWDQPDEGVWETRGGRKNFLYSRLMCWVAIERAIRLATHRGLPADHRRWREARDAIYRRIMDRGWSERRNAFVQYEGGDVLDASLLMMPLAKFIAPTDPKWLSTLDALTEDLVSDSLVYRYDPQASPDGLRGDEGTFSICSFWYVEALVRAGRVDEARLAFEKMLTYANHLGLYAEEIGRTGEQQGNFPQAFTHLALISAAFNLDRALG; the protein is encoded by the coding sequence ATGGCCGAGATGCCGTTTTCCGCGCACGCACCCCACAGGCCCCGCTATCTGCCGATCGCCGAGCACGGACTCATCGGTGACCTGCGCAGTGTGGCCCTTGTCGGCAGCGACGGCACGATCGACTGGTACTGCTGCCCGTCCTTCGACGACCCGAGCGTCTTCGCGGCGATCCTCGACGCCGAGCGCGGCGGCCGCTTCGAACTGGCCGCCTCCGTGCCGTCGCGCACCAAGCAGTTCTACTTCCCCGACACCAATGTGCTGATCACCCGGTTCTTCACCGAGGACGGCGTCGGCGAGGTCCAGGACTTCATGCCGGTCGCCGGGGACGGCCCGGGCGAGGAGGGCCGCCACCGGCTGATCCGGCGGGTGGTGTGCGTCCGCGGCACGGTCCCCTTCCGGGTGCTGGTCGCCCCGCGCTTCGACTACGGCGCCGCACCGCACACCCTGCGCACCCTCGACGGCCTCGTCGTGTTCGAGTCGACCGGGAGAACGCTGGCGCTCACCTCGACCGTCGCCCTGGAGTGCGACAGCCTCGACGCCCGCGCCGACTTCAAGCTCGGCGAGGGCGAGTCCGCGGTGTTCGCCCTCGACCAGGTCGACGGCCGGTTCTCCCCGCGCGGCTGCGCCCACGCCGAGGCCGAGCAGCAGTTCAACGCCACGGTCGCCTACTGGCGGCGCTGGCTGCACCAGTCCCGCTACCGGGGCCGCTGGCGCGAGATGGTGCACCGCTCCGCCCTGACCCTCAAACTGCTCACCTACGCGCCCACCGGCGCCATCGTCGCCGCCCCCACCACCAGCCTGCCCGAGCAGCTCGGCGGCGAGCGCAACTGGGACTACCGGTACGTGTGGGTGCGCGACGCCGCCTTCGCCGTGTACGCGCTGCTCCGGCTCGGCTTCAGCGGCGAGGCCGAGGCGTTCATGCGGTTCCTCACCACGCACATCAGCCCCGGCTGCGAGGACGGCACCGGCCCACTGCAGATCATGTACGGCATCGACGGCCGCTCCGACCTGCCCGAGCGGGTCCTGCCGCACCTGGAGGGCCACCAGGGCTCCGCCCCCGTCCGGGTCGGCAACGCCGCCGTCAGCCAGCTCCAGCTGGACATCTACGGCGCCCTGATCGACTCCATCTACCTCTACGACAAGTGGGCCCAGCCCATCCCCAGCGGGCAGTGGGACGACGTCTGCCACCTGGTCACCTGGGTCTGCGACAACTGGGACCAGCCGGACGAGGGCGTCTGGGAGACCCGCGGCGGCCGCAAGAACTTCCTGTACTCGCGCCTGATGTGCTGGGTCGCCATCGAACGGGCCATCCGCCTCGCCACCCACCGGGGACTGCCCGCCGACCACCGGCGCTGGAGGGAGGCCCGCGACGCCATCTACCGGCGGATCATGGACCGCGGCTGGTCCGAGCGCCGGAACGCCTTCGTGCAGTACGAGGGCGGTGACGTCCTCGACGCCTCCCTGCTGATGATGCCGCTCGCCAAGTTCATCGCCCCCACCGACCCCAAGTGGCTGTCCACCCTGGACGCCCTCACCGAGGACCTGGTCTCCGACTCCCTCGTCTACCGCTACGACCCGCAGGCCAGCCCGGACGGACTGCGGGGCGACGAAGGCACCTTCTCCATCTGTTCGTTCTGGTACGTCGAGGCACTGGTCCGGGCCGGCCGGGTCGACGAGGCCCGGCTGGCCTTCGAGAAGATGCTCACCTACGCCAACCACCTCGGCCTGTACGCCGAGGAGATCGGCCGAACCGGCGAGCAACAGGGCAATTTCCCGCAGGCGTTCACCCACCTGGCACTGATCAGCGCCGCGTTCAACCTGGACCGCGCCCTCGGCTGA
- a CDS encoding lipopolysaccharide assembly protein LapB, with amino-acid sequence MFSRRNRPPKSSELRKAWDSLESGDVPGALRLLRAAGEDQPLAQVAQVVRRAADSAGFDDLAEAAAALTADPDSPRALHGFGYACVERGVSYLAVPALREALRRSEGSPAVLRELVSAYEDEGRHRDAVDALIRQAESHAERFADWPDRYLLVFNAVMAGDLEQARRGHALLGAPEDEVWLPARDRQDRVLARAADAERAAPLDPSDLRGWQYVISGTVLGTLSPYGFASGMNGRYAWLQDDVNQCLRGLLRLRALLEAARARPRSVSLLPDRDSEILGLAAAEVLGLPAEPFEPGRPDTVVVAYDLDGLAAHDGGPEIVGDLFERVPGQVLHAHASCWTDPPAITADSVGVLHQSIVAPWGEQLRQGADGGVERGPADARPAAEIAAGIVAADPAPDHGDGEGPADTDAEFTAFATAVRGTWLCGDRARVRSAGPVPSSRFA; translated from the coding sequence ATGTTCTCGCGCAGGAATCGCCCGCCCAAGTCCTCCGAACTCCGCAAGGCCTGGGACTCCCTGGAGTCCGGGGACGTGCCCGGCGCGCTGCGCCTACTGCGGGCGGCGGGCGAGGACCAGCCGCTCGCTCAGGTCGCGCAGGTGGTGCGGCGGGCCGCGGACTCGGCCGGCTTCGACGACCTCGCCGAGGCCGCCGCCGCGCTCACCGCCGACCCGGACAGTCCGAGGGCCCTCCACGGCTTCGGCTACGCGTGCGTCGAGCGCGGTGTGTCCTATCTGGCCGTCCCCGCGCTGCGCGAGGCGCTGCGCCGCAGCGAGGGCTCGCCCGCCGTGCTGCGGGAGCTGGTGTCCGCGTACGAGGACGAGGGCCGCCACCGCGACGCCGTGGACGCGCTCATCCGCCAGGCCGAGAGTCACGCGGAGCGGTTCGCCGACTGGCCGGACCGGTATCTGCTGGTGTTCAACGCCGTGATGGCGGGCGACCTGGAGCAGGCCCGGCGCGGCCACGCGCTTCTGGGCGCCCCGGAGGACGAGGTGTGGCTGCCCGCCCGGGACCGGCAGGACCGGGTGCTCGCGCGGGCCGCCGACGCCGAGCGGGCGGCCCCGCTCGACCCGTCCGATCTGCGCGGCTGGCAGTACGTCATCAGCGGCACCGTCCTCGGCACCCTCTCCCCGTACGGCTTCGCGTCGGGCATGAACGGGCGCTACGCCTGGCTCCAGGACGACGTGAACCAGTGCCTGCGCGGTCTGCTGCGGCTGCGCGCGCTGCTGGAGGCGGCGCGGGCCCGGCCGCGCTCGGTGTCGCTGCTGCCCGACCGCGACTCGGAGATCCTGGGCCTGGCCGCGGCGGAGGTGCTCGGGCTGCCCGCCGAGCCGTTCGAGCCCGGCCGCCCGGACACCGTGGTCGTCGCCTACGACCTCGACGGGCTCGCGGCGCACGACGGCGGCCCGGAGATCGTCGGGGACCTCTTCGAGCGCGTGCCCGGCCAGGTGCTGCACGCGCACGCGAGCTGCTGGACCGACCCGCCCGCGATCACCGCGGACAGTGTCGGCGTGCTGCACCAGTCGATCGTGGCGCCCTGGGGCGAGCAGCTGCGGCAGGGCGCGGACGGCGGCGTCGAACGGGGTCCGGCGGACGCCCGTCCGGCGGCCGAGATCGCCGCCGGAATCGTCGCGGCCGACCCCGCACCGGACCACGGGGACGGCGAGGGCCCGGCGGACACCGACGCGGAGTTCACCGCGTTCGCCACGGCCGTCAGGGGCACCTGGCTGTGCGGCGATCGGGCGCGTGTGCGGTCCGCCGGGCCCGTCCCGAGTTCCCGGTTCGCCTGA
- a CDS encoding SpoIIE family protein phosphatase/ATP-binding protein has translation MVRLPGRPRPPRPSGHQRAPRRPKPEDEHVRGGRRPGRLRAAVTGRSVAGQVFVLQAVIVLLLVVAAVVAQVLQVRHDSDVEAANRSLAVAETFANAPGTVAALRSPDPTALLQPKAEATREATGVDFVVVMDTDGIRYTHPKPDRIGKKFVGDIAPALAGGTVVEHIEGTIGPLVQVVVPVKDAAGKVVGLVSSGITTAHVGGAADQQLPLLLAAAAVAMALATAGTALVSRRLLRQTHGLGPNEMTRMYEHHDAVLHAVREGVLIVGGDGRLLLANDEAHRLLDLPHDAERRKVLELGLDGETAALLASGRVVTDEVRLVKDRLLAINQRPTDLRGGPAGSVTTLRDSTELRAVAGRAEVARERLNMLYEAGVGIGTSLDVARTAEELAELAVPRFADFATVDLFDAVLKGEEPKPGTALRRTACAGLREDAPLYPVGQSIRFVATSPQARSLTTGQSVVAARLREAPGWRAQDLERTDQVLGYGIHSLITVPLRAGSLVLGVANFWRSEKPQAFDSEEVALAEELVARAAISIDNARRYTREHSMAVTLQRSLLPRSLPEQGALDIAYRYLPAQSGVGGDWFDVLPLSGARVALVVGDVVGHGLHAAATMGRLRTAVHNFSALDLPPDELLGLLDELVARIDLDETPEEGAAVVTGATCLYAVYDPVSRRCTMARAGHPPPALVRPDGSVEFPEMPAGPPLGLGGLPFETAELELAEDSRLVLYTDGLVEDRERDIDEGLELLGDALRRTPGATPEETCRTVLDRLPNRPSDDVALIVARTRVLGADRVAQWQVPSEPAAVSEVRASVTRQLADWGLEELAFTTELILSELVTNAIRYGRAPIGVRLLRDRTLICEVSDRSTTSPHLRYAASTDEGGRGLFLVAQLADRWGTRYTPEGKIIWAEQPLP, from the coding sequence ATGGTGCGACTGCCCGGCCGGCCCAGGCCGCCCCGTCCCTCCGGGCACCAGCGCGCACCACGGCGGCCGAAGCCGGAGGACGAACACGTGAGGGGCGGCCGGCGGCCCGGGAGGCTGCGGGCGGCGGTGACCGGGCGCAGTGTGGCCGGTCAGGTGTTCGTGCTCCAGGCGGTGATCGTGCTGCTGCTGGTCGTCGCTGCCGTGGTGGCGCAGGTGCTCCAGGTGCGGCACGACAGCGACGTCGAGGCGGCGAACCGTTCCCTCGCCGTGGCCGAGACGTTCGCGAACGCGCCCGGCACGGTGGCCGCGCTGCGCTCGCCGGATCCGACGGCCCTCCTGCAGCCGAAGGCCGAGGCCACGCGCGAGGCGACCGGTGTGGACTTCGTCGTGGTGATGGACACCGACGGCATCCGCTACACGCACCCCAAGCCGGACCGCATCGGCAAGAAGTTCGTCGGCGACATCGCCCCTGCCCTGGCCGGCGGCACGGTCGTCGAGCACATCGAGGGCACGATCGGCCCGCTGGTGCAGGTCGTGGTGCCGGTGAAGGACGCCGCCGGCAAGGTGGTCGGCCTGGTGTCGTCCGGGATCACCACCGCCCATGTGGGCGGGGCGGCCGACCAGCAGCTTCCGCTGCTGCTGGCCGCGGCGGCGGTGGCGATGGCGCTGGCCACCGCGGGCACCGCCCTGGTCAGCAGACGCCTGCTGCGCCAGACGCACGGACTGGGCCCGAACGAGATGACCCGGATGTACGAGCACCACGACGCGGTGCTGCACGCGGTGCGCGAGGGCGTGCTGATCGTCGGCGGCGACGGCCGGCTGCTGCTCGCCAACGACGAGGCGCACCGGCTGCTGGACCTGCCGCACGACGCCGAGCGGCGCAAGGTGCTGGAGCTGGGCCTGGACGGGGAGACGGCGGCGCTGCTGGCGTCGGGACGGGTCGTCACCGACGAGGTGCGGCTGGTCAAGGACCGGCTGCTGGCGATCAACCAGCGGCCCACCGATCTGCGCGGCGGCCCGGCGGGCAGCGTCACCACGCTGCGCGACTCCACCGAACTGCGCGCCGTGGCCGGCCGTGCCGAGGTGGCGCGCGAGCGGCTGAACATGCTGTACGAGGCCGGGGTGGGCATCGGCACCAGCCTGGACGTGGCCCGGACGGCGGAGGAGCTGGCCGAGCTCGCGGTGCCCCGGTTCGCGGACTTCGCGACGGTGGACCTGTTCGACGCGGTACTGAAGGGCGAGGAGCCGAAACCGGGGACGGCGCTCAGGCGCACGGCCTGCGCGGGCCTGCGCGAGGACGCCCCGCTGTACCCGGTGGGGCAAAGCATCCGGTTCGTGGCCACCTCGCCGCAGGCGCGGAGCCTGACGACCGGGCAGTCGGTGGTGGCGGCCCGGCTGCGCGAGGCGCCCGGCTGGCGGGCGCAGGATCTGGAGCGCACGGACCAGGTACTGGGGTACGGCATCCACTCGCTGATCACGGTGCCCCTGCGGGCGGGCAGCCTGGTGCTGGGGGTGGCGAACTTCTGGCGTTCGGAGAAGCCGCAGGCGTTCGACTCCGAGGAGGTGGCTCTCGCCGAGGAACTGGTGGCGCGGGCGGCGATCTCCATCGACAACGCCCGCCGCTACACGCGCGAGCACAGCATGGCGGTCACCCTGCAGCGCAGTCTGCTGCCGCGGTCGCTGCCCGAGCAGGGTGCCCTGGACATCGCCTACCGCTATCTGCCGGCGCAGTCGGGCGTGGGCGGCGACTGGTTCGACGTGCTGCCGCTGTCCGGGGCCCGGGTGGCGCTCGTCGTCGGCGATGTGGTGGGGCACGGCCTGCACGCGGCGGCGACCATGGGCCGGCTGCGCACGGCCGTGCACAACTTCTCCGCCCTCGATCTGCCGCCCGACGAACTCCTGGGTCTGCTGGACGAGCTGGTGGCGCGGATCGACCTGGACGAGACCCCGGAGGAAGGTGCCGCCGTGGTCACGGGCGCGACCTGCCTTTACGCGGTGTACGACCCGGTGTCCCGGCGGTGCACCATGGCCCGGGCCGGTCATCCGCCGCCCGCGCTGGTGCGTCCCGACGGCAGTGTGGAGTTCCCGGAGATGCCGGCGGGGCCGCCGCTGGGCCTGGGCGGGCTGCCCTTCGAGACGGCCGAGCTGGAGCTGGCGGAGGACAGCCGCCTGGTGTTGTACACGGACGGACTGGTGGAGGACCGGGAGCGGGACATCGACGAGGGGCTGGAGCTGCTGGGTGACGCCCTGCGCCGCACGCCGGGCGCCACCCCGGAGGAGACCTGCCGCACGGTGCTGGACCGGCTCCCGAACCGGCCGAGCGACGACGTGGCCCTGATCGTGGCCCGGACCCGGGTCCTCGGTGCGGACCGGGTGGCCCAGTGGCAGGTGCCGTCCGAACCGGCGGCCGTCTCCGAGGTACGGGCGTCGGTGACCCGGCAGCTCGCGGACTGGGGTCTGGAGGAGCTGGCGTTCACGACCGAGCTGATCCTCAGCGAGCTGGTCACCAACGCCATCCGGTACGGGCGGGCGCCGATCGGCGTACGGCTGCTGCGCGACCGGACGCTGATCTGCGAGGTCTCCGACCGCAGCACGACCTCGCCGCATCTGCGGTACGCGGCGAGCACCGACGAGGGCGGCCGGGGCCTGTTCCTGGTGGCGCAGCTCGCCGATCGGTGGGGCACCCGCTACACCCCCGAGGGCAAGATCATCTGGGCGGAGCAGCCGCTGCCCTGA
- a CDS encoding molybdopterin-dependent oxidoreductase gives MGPRTADVSAPARLAGPEEGIGADELALATRNHGLPLEAMRYDITPPGLHYVLTHYDIPYVPQAGAWRLTVDGRVRRPLDLSLADLLSFPQVTTRVTLECAGNGRALLTPRPVSQPWLVEAVGTADWTGVPLWLLLAEAGVEPDAVDVVFTGADHGVERGVEQDYRRALPLAVATGGDPEVLVATTMNGAPLPPQHGRPLRLIVPGWYGMAHVKWLRSVTVSGTPFDGFQQTVAYRLRQTADEPGEPVTRIAPRALLVPPGFPDFMSRARTVRPGPVTLEGRAWSGQAPVAAVEVSADGGVSWGPADLEPATPRNRWAWRSWRTTWLATPGDRDLAARAVDTDGRVQPLGQRWNRGGFANNAVRWVRVVCADTVADGARPRS, from the coding sequence ATGGGCCCACGAACCGCCGACGTGAGCGCCCCCGCCCGGCTGGCCGGGCCCGAAGAGGGCATCGGCGCCGACGAACTCGCGCTCGCCACCCGCAATCACGGACTACCGCTGGAGGCGATGCGCTACGACATCACCCCGCCCGGCCTGCACTACGTCCTCACGCACTATGACATCCCCTACGTGCCGCAGGCCGGGGCCTGGCGGCTGACCGTCGACGGGCGGGTGCGCCGTCCGCTCGACCTGAGCCTCGCCGACCTGCTGTCGTTCCCGCAGGTCACCACACGGGTCACCCTGGAGTGCGCGGGCAACGGACGGGCCCTGCTCACCCCCCGCCCGGTCAGCCAGCCCTGGCTGGTCGAGGCCGTCGGCACCGCCGACTGGACCGGGGTGCCGCTGTGGCTGCTGCTCGCGGAGGCCGGCGTCGAGCCGGACGCCGTGGACGTCGTCTTCACCGGCGCCGACCACGGCGTGGAACGCGGTGTCGAACAGGACTACCGGCGCGCGCTGCCGCTCGCCGTCGCGACCGGGGGCGACCCCGAGGTACTGGTGGCCACCACCATGAACGGCGCTCCGCTGCCCCCGCAGCACGGCCGCCCGCTGCGGCTGATCGTGCCCGGCTGGTACGGCATGGCTCACGTCAAATGGCTGCGCTCGGTCACCGTGAGCGGCACACCGTTCGACGGCTTCCAGCAGACGGTGGCCTACCGGCTGCGGCAGACCGCCGACGAGCCCGGCGAACCGGTCACCCGGATCGCGCCGCGTGCCCTGCTGGTGCCGCCCGGCTTCCCCGACTTCATGTCCCGGGCCCGCACGGTGCGGCCGGGGCCGGTGACGCTGGAGGGCCGGGCCTGGTCCGGACAGGCTCCCGTCGCCGCGGTGGAGGTCAGCGCCGACGGCGGTGTGAGCTGGGGGCCCGCCGACCTCGAACCGGCCACCCCCCGGAACCGCTGGGCATGGCGGTCCTGGCGGACCACCTGGCTCGCCACCCCCGGCGACCGCGACCTCGCCGCGCGCGCCGTCGACACCGACGGCCGCGTCCAGCCCCTCGGCCAGCGGTGGAACCGCGGCGGCTTCGCCAACAACGCGGTGCGGTGGGTGCGCGTGGTGTGCGCCGACACCGTCGCCGACGGCGCCCGTCCGCGGTCATGA
- a CDS encoding SpoIIE family protein phosphatase: protein MAGSGEQEVRTRARLAALLSDASAAALGAAGGRVAGVYLRSSTPRLLRLSVLVGLPGRLFRPWWRLHVDRPFPVADAYRLGVQVLLPNATETMRRYPQLAAGLPFPFGSVYVPVPGGDEPLGVLTVLRPAMTESVDELLDRELLGRLAEGLGAELLGLADGDPDAVLWDGEPLCVRPPVAPPASVAVGRFDWNPATSAVRADDRLHTLLGLRPGEFEGTDSALADAVAPADAHRILAALRATAEGKPPCAPLSLRSPDGTPRLLDLCPAADEGAAPTVGGVVFDPGPAAAAEGAADLLPHGVLCLDRLGLVVYVNEAAAGLLGRARDQLLGRELWEVVPWLSGPPYDDHLRGVLVSAKPVHFHAHRPAAPSEEAGEGDWLAVSVHPGTDLLACTLVPASRMDAPVGPVADVHLPEDTVAGGHSMEPLYRPIALAIALTDAVTARQVSAVVMQELLPAFGGRRLAIYLLQERHLYLAWETGFPQGFLAPFEGIGLDAHVPGVETLTTGRPLFFESMEQLAAAYPGIPLDADEGARAFLPLIASGRPVGSCILGFEGARGFSTEERTVLTALAGLIAHAMERAQRYDSEAALARGLQQALLPRRLSTHPRVETAGRYLPGTQGMDVGGDWYDVVEAGDGLALVIGDVQGHGVQAAATMGQLRSAVRAFALGDRPPDEVLSGTNHLLIDLDPGQFASCCYLRLDPVTGLARMARAGHPPPLLRSPDGRTRVLDIPGGVVLGVDPHARYPVTELPLEPDAILALYTDGLVERPGTDIDDGIAALRVRLARAGAVAGRRGGRSLAGVADRLTANARHAADRPDDVALLLAARRAAPAQGGGRTSTRSGAVSPADGLARRRRAV, encoded by the coding sequence ATGGCTGGGAGCGGCGAGCAGGAGGTCCGCACGCGGGCCCGGCTGGCCGCGCTGCTGAGTGACGCCTCGGCCGCCGCGCTCGGCGCGGCCGGCGGCCGGGTCGCGGGCGTGTACCTGCGTTCCAGCACCCCGCGCCTGCTGCGTCTGTCCGTGCTGGTGGGACTCCCCGGCCGGCTGTTCAGACCCTGGTGGCGGCTGCACGTGGACCGGCCCTTCCCGGTGGCCGACGCGTACCGGCTGGGCGTGCAGGTGTTGCTGCCGAACGCCACGGAGACGATGCGCAGGTACCCCCAGCTCGCGGCGGGTCTCCCCTTCCCCTTCGGCTCGGTGTACGTGCCGGTGCCGGGCGGGGACGAGCCGCTGGGCGTCCTCACGGTGCTGCGGCCGGCGATGACCGAGTCCGTGGACGAGCTGCTGGACCGGGAGCTGCTCGGGCGGCTGGCCGAAGGGCTAGGCGCCGAACTGCTCGGACTGGCCGACGGGGACCCGGACGCGGTCCTCTGGGACGGGGAGCCCCTGTGCGTGCGGCCGCCGGTGGCCCCGCCCGCGAGTGTCGCCGTGGGACGGTTCGACTGGAACCCGGCGACCTCCGCGGTCCGTGCGGACGACCGGCTGCACACGCTGCTCGGTCTGCGGCCCGGGGAGTTCGAGGGGACGGACAGCGCGCTCGCGGACGCCGTGGCCCCGGCCGACGCGCACCGGATCCTGGCCGCGCTGCGCGCGACCGCCGAGGGCAAACCACCGTGCGCCCCGCTCAGCCTGCGCTCGCCGGACGGCACACCGCGGCTGCTGGACCTCTGCCCGGCCGCGGACGAGGGTGCGGCGCCGACGGTCGGCGGAGTCGTCTTCGACCCGGGTCCGGCCGCCGCGGCGGAGGGCGCCGCGGACCTGCTGCCGCACGGTGTGCTCTGCCTGGACCGGCTGGGGCTGGTCGTGTACGTCAACGAGGCCGCGGCCGGGCTCCTGGGCCGCGCCCGGGACCAGCTGCTCGGGCGGGAGCTGTGGGAGGTCGTGCCCTGGCTGTCCGGTCCGCCGTACGACGACCATCTGCGCGGTGTCCTGGTCTCCGCGAAGCCGGTGCACTTCCACGCGCACCGGCCCGCCGCCCCGTCGGAGGAGGCCGGTGAGGGCGACTGGCTCGCGGTGTCCGTGCACCCCGGCACGGACCTGCTGGCCTGCACGCTCGTGCCGGCCAGCCGGATGGACGCGCCGGTCGGGCCGGTCGCCGACGTCCACCTGCCCGAGGACACGGTGGCGGGCGGCCACTCGATGGAGCCGCTGTACCGGCCGATCGCCCTGGCCATCGCGCTGACGGACGCGGTGACCGCCCGGCAGGTCTCCGCGGTGGTCATGCAGGAACTGCTGCCCGCGTTCGGCGGCCGTCGCCTCGCCATCTACCTGCTCCAGGAACGGCACCTGTACCTGGCCTGGGAGACGGGCTTCCCGCAGGGGTTCCTCGCCCCCTTCGAGGGGATAGGGCTCGACGCCCACGTGCCGGGTGTGGAGACCCTCACCACGGGCCGGCCGCTGTTCTTCGAGTCCATGGAGCAGCTGGCGGCGGCCTATCCGGGCATCCCGCTGGACGCCGACGAGGGCGCCCGCGCGTTCCTGCCGCTGATCGCGTCCGGCCGGCCGGTCGGCTCCTGCATCCTCGGCTTCGAGGGGGCACGCGGCTTCAGCACCGAGGAGCGCACGGTGCTGACCGCGCTGGCCGGGCTGATCGCACACGCCATGGAGCGGGCGCAGCGCTACGACAGCGAGGCGGCCCTCGCACGCGGGCTGCAGCAGGCGCTGCTGCCGCGCCGGCTGTCGACGCACCCGCGGGTGGAGACCGCGGGCCGCTATCTGCCGGGGACGCAGGGCATGGACGTGGGCGGCGACTGGTACGACGTCGTCGAGGCGGGTGACGGGCTCGCGCTCGTCATCGGCGATGTGCAGGGGCACGGGGTGCAGGCGGCGGCCACCATGGGCCAGCTGCGCAGCGCGGTCCGGGCGTTCGCGCTGGGCGACCGGCCGCCGGACGAGGTGCTGAGCGGGACGAACCATCTGCTGATCGACCTCGACCCGGGCCAGTTCGCCAGCTGCTGCTACCTGCGGCTCGACCCGGTCACCGGGCTCGCCCGGATGGCCCGGGCGGGCCACCCGCCGCCGCTGCTGCGCTCCCCCGACGGGCGGACCCGGGTGCTGGACATACCGGGCGGGGTGGTCCTCGGGGTGGATCCGCACGCCCGGTACCCGGTGACGGAACTGCCGCTGGAGCCGGACGCGATCCTCGCGCTGTACACGGACGGGCTGGTGGAGCGGCCCGGCACCGACATAGACGACGGCATCGCGGCGCTGCGGGTGCGGCTCGCGCGGGCCGGTGCGGTCGCCGGCCGGCGCGGCGGACGGTCGCTGGCGGGCGTCGCCGACCGGCTCACCGCGAACGCCCGGCACGCCGCCGACCGGCCCGACGACGTGGCGCTGCTGCTGGCCGCGCGCCGCGCGGCACCGGCGCAGGGCGGTGGCCGCACCTCGACCCGGTCGGGGGCGGTCTCTCCTGCCGACGGTCTCGCCCGACGGCGCCGGGCAGTGTAG